AAATAAACTGCAATTAATATGCTGCCAAATATAAAAATTGGTTTGTTTTGTTTTTTTCTAATTCTCTTCTGCTTATTGAAAAGAATGCAGTAGATGATATGTGCAGATAGAAAACATACGAGTCCTAAAATAAAATAAATTTCACCCAGATCTGTAAAAAGTAAAATGACATCTCCAAGCCAAGAGAGCACAAGCGCAGCCAATAAAATATTTTGTGTTGGAAAATTTCTATAAAAGTAAGCGCCAAATCCAATAATTGGAATTAGAATGGGCTTAAGAAAAAGATCAAATCGTTCGTGGCCAGTGAGCAAAATAATGAGGTAAACGACACTAAATGCAGCGTAAATTTTAAAAAAAGATGAGTTTCTCATAATAGGGGTTATGAATTGGTATATTGGTTTTGGTTGGTTTTAAAGTCAAAATTAACAAAATAAAGTGTTGTTAAAAAAGATAAGATAAGGTATGTGAAAATAATATAATTACTAATTGGAATGGCACGATTTAGTCCAAACCAGTCTCCGTAATAGCTAATAATGCCAATTACTACTGCCAATCGGATGCCTTCCCATAAAAGAGCAAATCTACTTTTGTCCATTAACTCAGTGTAACTATATATGGTTAGGAAAATAAAAAAGCCGTAGATAAAAATATTTGGGAGACCAATTTTGGCAATATTTTCAAATAGATAGCTCACAAATAATAATGTTATTAAAACTTGTGCGACAGACCAGTAAATTAATTTTTGAGAGTTTTGAGTGCCGTATTTCTCAAAATTAAAAACATTTTCAATTTTGTTTACAGGATATTTTTCTTCAAAGTTTTCGGGGCGCCAACCTGTTGGTTTAAACCAAATAGTGAGTTTGTCTTTCCATTTTGGAGCGCGCCAGGCATCTTTTATAAGTAAGCTCAAATGCTGAAAATTTATTTTAATAGGATTCCAGGTATTGGCAGGTCTTGTGATTCCGAAAACTGGTGGAACTTCGTCTAATTCTTCTTGGAAAGTGCCAAAAAGTTTATCCCAAAAAATAAAAATCTGAGAGTGGTTTTTATCTAGATACTCTGGATTAATAGCATGATGTACGCGATGATGCGAAGGAGTTACTAAAATATGCTCCAAAAAGCCCATTTTTTTGATGTGTTTGGTATGATACCAAAACTGCAAAAACAAGTGAATAGGAAGCGTTATCGCAATTACTGAAGCAGGAACGCCCAGTAAAGCAGCAGGAATCAATAAAAAAGTAAAGAGATTAACCAAACTGGCAATTGGCTGGCGTAATGCACAGGCTAGATTAAATTCTTCACTGCTGTGATGAATAGCATGTTTGTTCCAAAGAAAATTAATCTGATGAGCTAGTCTATGACTCCAATATCCGTAGAAATCAATCACAAAAAAGGCTATAAAATAGGATAGAAGATTGGCTTCTAAGTGCTGTAATGCAATTTTAGAAACGAGCCATTCATACGAAAGAAAAGTAATACTGAGTCCTAAAACATCTTTTACCGAATTGGTTATTCCAGAACTGATACTCGATACGCTGTCTATTAAGGGCGCTGTATCGTTTTTTACATAAATGCCATATATTTTTTCAATGATAATTAAAGTCAAAAAAATAGGCATTGCAATGATCAATATCTTTCCATATTCTTCCATAAAAAAAGCATTCTATTTCATTCAAATATAGAATAAAATAGAATGCTTTTTAAATTATTGTTAAATTAAACGGTTTTTAATGTGATATTTTGATTTAAAACAAATAAAATAGAGAAAGGATTCTTATGGTTAAAAAGAAAATTTTACAGAAAACCAATTCTTGTATTTTGGTTTTTACTTTAAAAGTAAGGCAAATAAAAACGCATTCTATTTTATTCAATATAGAATAAAACAGAATGCGTTTTTAAATTATGGATCAATTAGACAATTTCGGCGCTAAGTCCAGCTTCCAAAAGTTGTGTGCATTGAGGTTTAAGTTTTTCAATCGGACCAGTTTTTACAGTGCATTTTCCGTTGTAATGAACAATCAAAGAGCATTGTTCAGCTTGTTCAGCCGTGTGGTCGCAAACACGCATAAGAGTATCGATTACGTGATCAAAAGTGTTTACATCATCATTATACACAATGATCTCGTTATTAAAAGCAATGGCTTCTTTTTCGCGAACTCTTTCTCTTACTTTTTCTTTAGTACTCATGTCTTATAGGTTTTGTACTGAATTGATTATCAGTATCTAATTTACGTATTTTAAAGATACCCAGTTGTTTCTTTGAAGCTTTTTAACATAAGTTAACCCCTTTTCAATGCAAGAAGCATCAATAAATGGAATATCTTCTTCATAAAAACCGCTAAAAAGAATAATTCCTTTTGGGTTTAAAGCATCAACATAAGACTGCATATCGTTCAACAAAATATTTCTGTTGATATTGGCAATGATTAAATCGTATTTTTTACCCGCTAATAAAGCAGCATCGCCCTCATAAACGCTGATGTGTTTGCAATTATTGCGTTCGGCATTTTCAATTGAGTTTAAATAACACCAATTGTCAATATCTATGGCATCAATTGGTTCAGCGCCTTTCATTTCAGCTAAAATAGCTAAAATGGCAGTTCCGCAGCCCATATCAAGTGTTTTTAAACCCTTTACATCCATTTCCAACAAATGCTGAATCATCATGTGGGTAGTTTCATGATGACCAGTACCGAAACTCATTTTTGGTTCAATCAAAATATCAAACTCAGCATCGGTTTTTGGGTGAAAAGGAGCTCTTACATGGCATTTTCCATCAACATCGATTGGTTCAAAGTTTTTTTCCCATTCCTCGTTCCAGTTCACCTGATCGATTTCTTCGATTGTATATTCAATTTTAAACTCTTCAGATTGTAAAATGTAAATATCATCCAGAATATTTTCATCCCATAAATCTTTCTTCACAAAAGCCGAAATTCCATTTTCAGTTTCTGTAAAACTTTCAAACGCTTTTTCGCCTAGTTCAGCCACTAAAATTTCAGAACCCAGTTCTTTTGGCTCAATAGTAAAATGATATCCTAAATAGATGTTTGACATAAATAAAAATTTTTGCAAAGGTAATTCTTAAATTATAAACTTCAATTCAAAAAATCCAAATTCCAAAACAAAAAAACCATTCGCATCGCGAATGGTTTTTTGTAAATCTAAAATCTAAAATCTAAAATCTAAAATCTAAAATCTAAAATCTAAAATCTAATACAGAAGTTCCTTAAAAAAAAGAAACAATATATTCAATTTTTTAATTATTAAAACACAATATTTGTAAGAATTTTATGTTATTTGTGTAAATAAGAGAATAAATGAGAAATATAAGTTTTACAATAGTGCTTTTGATTTTTTTAGGACTTTCATGTACTAAAAAAGAAGAAGGAATTCGTTCTTTTTGTTATTGGAAAACAGATTTGAATTTTGATGCTAAAGATGATTCATTAATCAAAAATTTAAAAGTCAAACATCTTTATGTTCGGTTTTTTGATGTTGACTGGGGAGCCAATGATGATGAAGCAGTGCCAGTTGCAGATATTAAAACTATTAATTTTAATAAAAGTAAAACTGAAATTACACCCTGTGTTTTTATAAAAAACGAGGTCTTTTTGCAAACTAACAAAGAACAATTAGATACTCTCGCCATTCGAATAATTAATAGGGTAGAGG
The Flavobacterium humidisoli DNA segment above includes these coding regions:
- a CDS encoding lysoplasmalogenase, producing MRNSSFFKIYAAFSVVYLIILLTGHERFDLFLKPILIPIIGFGAYFYRNFPTQNILLAALVLSWLGDVILLFTDLGEIYFILGLVCFLSAHIIYCILFNKQKRIRKKQNKPIFIFGSILIAVYLIGMVYVLMPHLGDLEIPVSIYASVISIMLLFAFNGFLVWEKPGNQLVFLGAVFFIISDSILAVNKFYAPIPKSSFFIMLTYLLAQYLIVVGILKLNPKKEQQTV
- a CDS encoding sterol desaturase family protein; the encoded protein is MEEYGKILIIAMPIFLTLIIIEKIYGIYVKNDTAPLIDSVSSISSGITNSVKDVLGLSITFLSYEWLVSKIALQHLEANLLSYFIAFFVIDFYGYWSHRLAHQINFLWNKHAIHHSSEEFNLACALRQPIASLVNLFTFLLIPAALLGVPASVIAITLPIHLFLQFWYHTKHIKKMGFLEHILVTPSHHRVHHAINPEYLDKNHSQIFIFWDKLFGTFQEELDEVPPVFGITRPANTWNPIKINFQHLSLLIKDAWRAPKWKDKLTIWFKPTGWRPENFEEKYPVNKIENVFNFEKYGTQNSQKLIYWSVAQVLITLLFVSYLFENIAKIGLPNIFIYGFFIFLTIYSYTELMDKSRFALLWEGIRLAVVIGIISYYGDWFGLNRAIPISNYIIFTYLILSFLTTLYFVNFDFKTNQNQYTNS
- a CDS encoding ATP-dependent Clp protease adaptor ClpS encodes the protein MSTKEKVRERVREKEAIAFNNEIIVYNDDVNTFDHVIDTLMRVCDHTAEQAEQCSLIVHYNGKCTVKTGPIEKLKPQCTQLLEAGLSAEIV
- the prmA gene encoding 50S ribosomal protein L11 methyltransferase, yielding MSNIYLGYHFTIEPKELGSEILVAELGEKAFESFTETENGISAFVKKDLWDENILDDIYILQSEEFKIEYTIEEIDQVNWNEEWEKNFEPIDVDGKCHVRAPFHPKTDAEFDILIEPKMSFGTGHHETTHMMIQHLLEMDVKGLKTLDMGCGTAILAILAEMKGAEPIDAIDIDNWCYLNSIENAERNNCKHISVYEGDAALLAGKKYDLIIANINRNILLNDMQSYVDALNPKGIILFSGFYEEDIPFIDASCIEKGLTYVKKLQRNNWVSLKYVN